The stretch of DNA GGCGAGGGCGTGGTCGTCACCGATCTTGAGCGCGGGCCGGCGGGCCAGCTGGGCTTTCGTCCGGGCGATGTCCTGCTGGAAATTAATGGCCGGAAGATTGCCTCGGTGGCCGACGCGGTTGCCGCCACCCGGCGCTCGGCGCGGGTCTGGCAAGTGGTGATAGATCGCGGCGGCCAGGTGATCTCGTCCACCTTCGGCGGCTGAGCAAGGAGGCTAGGCGCTGGTGAGCAATCTCTTCGAGGCGGCAGGGCTTGAGCGTGAGGCGCCCCGTCCACTGGCCGATCGGCTGAGGCCTGAGAGCCTCGCCGAGGTGGTCGGGCAGGATCATCTGGTCGGGCCTGAAGGTGTGCTCACCCGCATGCTGCGCGCCCAGCGCTTCTCATCCATCATTCTCTGGGGCCCTCCCGGGACCGGCAAGACCACGATCGCGCGCCTCGTTGCGAACGAGGCCAAGCTCGTCTTCGTGCAGATGTCGGCAATTTTCTCGGGCGTACAGGACCTTAAGAAGGCTTTCGAGGCAGCGCGGGGCAACCGCGAGCAGGGGCGCGGCACCCTTCTGTTCGTGGACGAGATCCATCGCTTCAACCGTACCCAGCAGGACAGCTTCCTGCCCGTGATGGAGGACGGCACCATCACGCTGGTGGGCGCAACCACCGAAAATCCCTCCTTCGAGCTGAATGCGGCGCTTTTATCGCGCGCCCAGGTGCTCACCTTGCGGCGCCTCGACAGCGAAGCGCTCGAGCTGCTTCTCCAGCGTGCCGAGGCTTTTGAGGGCCGGCAACTCCCGCTTGATCCCTCCGCTCGCGAGGCGGTGAAGCAGCTTGCTGATGGCGATGGCCGCTATCTCCTCAACATGGCCGAGGAGATATTCGCAAGCATAACCGATCCGGAGGCGCGGCTCGATGCGGCGGGTCTTGCTGACATCGTCCAGCGTCGCATGCCGCTTTACGATAAATCCCGTGATGGCCACTATAACCTGATCTCGGCGCTCCATAAGTCCGTGCGTGGATCAGACCCCGATGCGGCCCTCTATTATCTCGCCCGTATGCTCACTGCCGGCGAGGATCCTCTCTATATTGCCCGCCGCGTGGTGCGCATGGCCATCGAGGATATCGGGCTTGCCGATCCCAATGCCTTGACCCAGGCCATTGCCGCCAAGGATGCCTTTGATTTTCTGGGCTCGCCTGAAGGCGAACTCGCCATCGCCCAGGCGGTGATTTATGTGGCGACCGCGCCGAAATCGAATGCGGGCTATGTCGCTTACAAGGCCGCGACCCGAAGAGCCAAGGAGACGGGTTCGCTGTCGCCGCCCGCCCATATTCTGAATGCGCCCACCAAGCTCATGAAGGCTCAAGGATATGGCAAGGGCTATGACTATGATCATGATGCGCCGGATGCCTTTTCCGGCCAGAACTATTTCCCCGATGGGATAACCCGCGAGCGCTATTACGATCCGCCCGACCGGGGCTTCGAGCGCGAGATCCGCAAACGGTTGGACTATTGGGCAAAACTCAGGCGGGAACGCCAGGCCGAGGACGAGCAAGAGTGAGCGGCGTCGAGATCAAAACGATAAACCCGGCCGAAGATGGGATGCGTCTCGATCGCTGGTTCAAGGAGCACTATCCCGCCCTGGGTCATGGTGCCCTGCAAAAACTGTTGCGCACCGGTCAGGTGCGCATCGACGGGTCACGGGCGAAGGCGGGCGATCGCGTGAGCGCAGGGCAATCGGTCAGGGTACCTCCTTTGCCCGATCATGCCCCGTCACGGCCGAAACCTCGGGTCAGCGACAATGATGCCAAATGGCTGCAGTCCCTGATCATCCACCGGGATGAGGACGTACTGGCCCTGAACAAGCCGACCGGCCTTGCGGTTCAGGGGGGTACCAAGACCGAACGGCATCTCGATGGCATGCTGGATGCCCTGATCCTTGATGCCGCCGAGCGGCCGCGTCTGGTTCACCGCCTGGATCGTGATACGAGCGGTGTGCTTCTCCTGGCCCGCAACCGCCAGGCAGCCATGACCCTTGCTCAGAGCTTCAAGTCCCGGGAGGCTTTGAAGGTCTATTGGGCGATCGTGCGCGGCGTACCGAAGCCCTGGGCCGGCACCATCAACCTCCCCCTCAAGAAGGTCGGGCATGCCGGTGACCAGCGGGTCGCGCCCGCAGAGCGGGGCGATGAGGCGGGCCAGCACGCGGTCACCGATTATATGGTGCTTGCCCATGCCGGAAAGCGCGCGGCTTTCGTTGCACTAAGCCCCCGCACCGGGCGGACCCATCAACTGCGCGCCCATATGGCGGCCCTGGGTCACCCCATCATCGGGGATCGCAAATATGGTGGTGAGGAAGCCCTCCTGGGCGATGAGATCGACCCGATGCTGCACCTTCACGCGCGCGGCCTTGCGATGGAACATCCCCGTAAAGGCCGCCTGCGGATCATTGCGCAACCCTCCGATCATTTCCGGCGGAGCATGTCATATCTCGGCTTCACCGAGCCGAAAGACGACCCGTTTGCGCCCTTCGCCGAAATTTGAACATCGCGAGATCGTTGTTCTTCCCTGGATTGCGACGGCAACCCAGGATAGCATTCGCGCCCGACACTCCGCCCGCCATACATTTCGAGCGATCCAATGAGTCGTCCATTGCCTAGCATTTGCATCCTCTACATCGCACTTGGCAGCTATGATATGTTCTGGGAAGGCTTCCACCGTTCGATGGAAGCGAGTTTCCTGCCCGGCTATCGCAAGCATTACATCGTATTTACTGACCACCCCCCGGAGTGTTTCGCCGGGCCCGAGATCACGATCATCAACAAGCAGCGTCGGGGCTGGCCTTACGACTCGCTTATGCGATTCCATTTCTTTAACGACGCGGCCCACCTCATTCGGCAATTTGACTTCGTCTTTTTCTTGAACGCCAATGTCGAGGTTCGGGCGACCATAGGCCCGGAAATACTTCCTCACCCTCCCGCTGGGCTCGTGGCAGCCTTGCACTGGGCCTTTGTCGACAAGGACCCTGTCGTCTATCCCTACGAGCGACGGCTGAGCTCAACGGCCTCCATTCCGTTCTGGAAAGGTCGGCGCTACTTCACGGGGGGCATGAACGGCGGGACGACTGAGGCATTTCTCCGGATGAGCGAGGACTTGGCCGCGAACATCGATGCGGATCTTCGCGGTGGCGTGATCGCCAAATGGCACGATGAAAGCCACCTAAACGCTTATCTCCTGGACAAGCCGGTTCTGGAACTGCCCCCCAGCTACTTCCGCCCCGACAAACGCAAGCTCACCATCGAGACCAAAATCTTCGCCCTGAACAAAGAAAAATTCGGTGGCCTGCGCAACATCCGCGGGATGACACCGCGTCAGCCCCTATTTGAGCAGAGCCTCTCGTTGCAGGACCCGGTGCTTTGGGCATTGCGTGCAGTGCCTTCACGCTGGCGCCGCGCTTTCTTCATGCGTGCGGCATCTGGAACGAAGCGCGATCTCGAAAAGCCAAAGACCGCCTGACGCGATGCAGCTCTTGGCTCGCCATTGATGGATCGCCTTCGCGCCCTAGATGTTCTAATCAGAGGGCGCGTTGGCGTTATCGATCCAGGATCAGCTAAATGGCGGAACAAGGAACAAACGGTGCTGGAAGCCCCTCCTTCGCGGAGATCATTCGCGGCCATGCCAAGGACCGGCCACTGCCCAAGCGCTTCTACAAGCAGGCTGAGGTGGCAGAGACAGATGGCGGTTTCACCGTCACCCTGGACGGGCGCGGAATCAAGACGCCCCTGAAGCAGCCACTGACCCTGCCGGCTCGGACCCTCGCCGAGGCGGTCGCCGCCGAGTGGAACGCGCAAGGCGAGCATGTTGACCCCGCCTCCATGGGGCTCACCCGTCTCTCCAATACGGCGATCGATCGTGTCGCGCCCGACAAGCAGCGCATCGTGTCAGAAATCCTGGCCTTTGCCGGCAGCGATCTCCTCTGCTATCGCGCCGAGAGCCCTGATCCGCTGGTCGCCCGTCAATGCGCCATATGGGACCCGATCCTGAAATGGGCGGCAGAAAGCCTGGGGGTTGGGCTCGTGACCGCCACGGGCATCATTCATCGTGCACAGCCGGAAGCCTCCCTGGCCAAACTGAACACGCTGCTCAATGACTATGACCCCTTTGCTCTGACCGCCATTCACAACATGACGACCCTCTCAGGCTCGGCGATCGTGGCAGTTGCGGTCGCCAGAGGGCATCTTGAGCCTGAGGCCGGATGGGCCGCGGCCCATTTGGATGAAGACTGGCAGATCGAGCAATGGGGCGAGGATGCCGCCACCCTTCGCCGCCGGGCGCTGCGCAAGGCCGAATTCGATTCAGCCGTGTCGTTCTTGAAGCTGACAAACCATCCATAGCCATTGCGTTTGCTGAAACTGGTGGTATTTACCCCCAGGACAATTCGACAGTAGACGGGAGTGGCACGGGATGAGCGACGTTCTGAACGAGCTCCAGGAACGCCGGGCTGTGGCGCGCGCTGGTGGTGGCGCTAAGCGTATCGAGGCGCAGCACAATCGTGGCAAGCTGACGGCGCGCGAGCGGCTCGAACTGCTGCTGGATGAAGGCTCGTTCGAAGAGTTCGACATGTTTGTCGAACACCGCTGTACCGATTTCGGTATGGAGAAGCAGAAATTCCCGGGCGATGGCGTGATCACCGGCTGGGGAACGGTCAATGGCCGCACCGTCTATGTCTTCGCCAAGGACTTTACCGTTTTCGGCGGCTCGCTCTCGGAAGCCCATGCCCGCAAGATCACCAAGATCCAGGACATGGCCCTGACCAATCGGGCACCGGTGATCGGTCTCTTCGATGCGGGCGGTGCGCGCATCCAGGAGGGCGTCGCAGCCCTCGGTGGCTATGGCGAGGTCTTCCTGCGCAACGTGCTCGCCTCGGGCGTCATTCCGCAGATTTCCGTGATCATGGGCCCCTGCGCGGGCGGTGACGTCTATTCGCCGGCCATGACCGATTTCATCTTCATGGTACGCGATACGTCGTACATGTTCGTGACCGGGCCTGATGTTGTGAAAACCGTCACCAATGAGACGGTCACCGCCGAGCAACTGGGCGGTGCGAGCGTTCACACCACCAAGTCCTCCGTTGCCGATGGCGCTTACGACAACGACGTCGAGGCCCTGCTCCAGATGCGGCGGCTGCTCGATTTCTTGCCGGCCTCCAACACGGATGACGTGCCGGAGCTGCCAACTTTCGATGACCCGGACCGCATTGAGATATCGCTGGATACTCTGGTCCCGCAGAACCCGAACCAGCCCTATGACATGCGGGAGCTGATCCTGAAGGTCGTCGACGAGGGCGATTTCTTCGAGATCCAGGAATCCTACGCGAAGAACATCATCATAGGGTTTGGCCGCATGGAAGGCCGCACCGTGGGCTTTGTCGCGAACCAGCCGATGGTCCTGGCCGGCGTTTTGGATACGGACGCATCGCGCAAGGCCGCACGCTTCGTGCGCTTCTGCGACTGTTTCTCGATCCCGATTGTCACCTTCGTCGACGTGCCCGGCTTCCTGCCCGGAACGGCGCAGGAATATGGCGGCCTCATCAAGCACGGGGCCAAGCTGCTCTTTGCCTATGCGGAAGCGACCGTGCCGAAGGTGACGGTCATCACCCGCAAGGCCTATGGCGGTGCCTATGACGTGATGTCATCGAAGCACATCCGGGGTGATGTGAATTATGCCTGGCCTTCGGCTGAAATCGCGGTGATGGGACCAAAGGGCGCCGCCGAAATCCTCTATCGCTCCGAGCTTGGTGACCCCGAAAAGATTGCGGCGCGCATCAAGGAATATGAGCAGCGGTTCGCCAATCCCTTCGTGGCAGCCGAGCGTGGCTATATCGACGAAGTGATCATGCCGCACTCAACCCGCCGCAGGATCGCCCGGGCGCTCAACATGCTCCGCCACAAGGAGCAGGAGAACCCCTGGAAGAAGCACGACAACATTCCCTTGTGACCGGCCAATCCCGGTCATAGGCGTATGTCCTACGAACAGCCTGCCCGCCGCGGATCGCATCTGTGCCGCTGCGGGAGCGGCCGTGGGCTGTTGGTCCAATTGCCGACGGCCGAGCGGGGCTCACGCGTGCGGGGGACCACTGTTGGCGCCTGCGCGTAAGGGGATGGCTGAAACGCCCAGGGATAGGTCTGGTAATAGGAATTGCGGGTCTCGTCCTGCGGGTCCCAATTATACATTTCGCTGGCCGGGGTCACCAAACTCACCGCAGCCGCGAACATCACTGCACTGAAGCCCATCGCATCGCTCCATTCGGGTCCAAGTCTTGGACATATGGGGGGCAGAGCGGGTGCAGGAAAGGTGATGTTGCGAGACTGATCTGATCTATGACGAGCTGGGCCGCATCTTCTTGCGCGGAAACCGTAAGGGCCCGCCGCTGGCAAGATAGACACCGGCAGAGACCGCGATGATGCCCGTCCAGTCGCTGAGCGAGGGGATCTCACCGAGAACGGGAATGGCAATCAGGGCAGCCAGCGCTGGCACCAGCGCACCGAAGGCCGCGCCCGCCGAGGCGCCGAGATAGGTGATGGCCTTGCCGAAGAAGAAAAGCGACACCACCGTTGCGAGAACACCCTGAAACAGGGCCTGAAACAGGATGTCATGCCAGGGGGCAGGGGGCAGACTAAGGCCACGGCTCACCAGATAGAACGGTAGGAAGATCACGGCCGAGCCGACCGATACCAGCGCGCTCGCATGCAACGCCCCAAGCCGCGTTTGCCGGAGCGTCACCGCATAGCATGCCCAGATGAATGCCCCGGTCAGGAACAGCAGGTGCCCGATCGTGTGATCGGGGCCGGGCAAAAGGGCCGAGAGGCCGATGATCATCATCCCGCCCAGAAGGATGAGTCCGTAGCCAACCTTGCGGCTGCGGGTAAAGTGCTCCTTGAGGAAGATCGCCGAGAGAATGGCAACCAGAAGCGGCATCACTCCGGGAATGAGCACGCCCCCATGGGCGGCCGGCGCAAATCTCAGCCCCATGGCGGCAATGACCGCATAAGGGGCGCCCGCCCCGCAGATCAGCACCATGAGGCGCCACCAGCCGATCCGGTCAGTGGCAAGCCCCTGGCGAAGCACCACGGGAAGAAGGAGCAAACCCGCGGTCCCGAAGCGGAGCATGGTCAGATCTGTTACGGTGAGTGAGGTGGTCACCCCCAGTCGCGTGACCGACATCCAGCCCGCCCAGATGGTTACGGCTGCGATCCCATAGAGCGCGCCAGCAAGATAGTTCGGCCTCGCGCCATGCATTGATACTGTCGCAGAACTCATCGGGGCGCCTTTACGAATGCCAGGCGTATTGCTTGGACCAGGAGAAGAGCAGGGGCCGGTCTTACCAGGCCACCGCGCGTCTCCCTACCTAATGGCTGAGGGTGCTTCTATGGCCGATGTAAGGCAATTCAACCGCGGTTCGAGGAGTCCTGCGGCAACAGAGTGAGCACCTCGATCCGGTTACCGTCCGGATCGCGAATGAAACCGGCATAGACGCTTGCTTTGCTATAATGCCGCACTCCAGGCGCGCCGTCGTCATGTCCGCCATGGATTAGCGCCAAGCGGTGAAATTCATCGACGCTCTCGGCCCCCTTTGCTCTCAGGCAGATATGGCAGCCGGTATTCTCATAGACCGCCGGCATTTCCGGGCGCGAATTGATCCAGAACACCGCATAGCGGTCGCCGAAGCCGATACTGTTCGGCCGTGAGACCAGCCGCGAATAGCCGATTGGCTTGAGCACAGCTTCGTAAAAGCGCGCCGCTTCGTCCAGCAGCCTAACGCCAACGGAGACATGGTCGATCATCAGCACCCCCGATGCTCATGCGGCGGTGCTTGCCGATCAGACATCCAGCACCTTGCCGCCCGCCCAGCATGAGAATAGCCAAACGAGCGGACACGCAAAGCCCCGATAATGGCACGTGGGGTCAGATCCGTGCCGCGCCCCCGGTCAATGTCTCCGGTTCGCGCTGAGTGGTCAGGCTCGCCACGATCTCGATCAGGCCCACGATGAGATGCGGCCAGAACACCCGATCGGCAAAGCCGAAGAGCCAAGGCGAGGCCGCGAGCAACAACCCGCTTAGTCCATCGAGCCACAGATGCACTGGCATGGGGATGAGGTGAACCGCGCCAAGTTCATACCGGGTCAACAGGCTATAGACGATGAGCAGAGCGCCCAAAACCATCGGCAGCCATTGCTCGATCTGGCCATTGGCGAATCCAAAGAGATAAGGAGCCGCCAGGAGCAAAAGGCCGACCACGTAATCGGCCACTCCATGCATGCGCGTGGACAGGAAATGCATCGTCTCCCTCTTGGACTTCCAGCTTGCGCGGCAGAACGTCGTCACGCTCCAGAACTATCCGACTGGATAGCAACGGCTCAGCGTTCAAAGCGATGCAGAACCGGTGGAGCAGGCTCGCGCCCGACGCTTGCGCGGCTGCCGGCGGGTGCGCCCGATTGCCCGTTCAACACGCTGTTGGGCTGTCCAGCCATCACGCCGAAAATCGGCGTGGTCTCGAGCCGGGCCGGGCCAATGGTCTCATCGATCCGGCGGAAGGTTGCCAGCGCCTGCCCGACCACCTGATCCATATTGTAATAGCGATAGGTGGCAAGCCTGCCCACGAACCAGACATTCGTGCTATTTCGGGCGAGCTCTTCGTAGCGCTTATAGAGCTCCTGATTGGCCGCATGCGGCACGGGGTAATAGGGATCGCCTGTCGCGCTCGGATATTCATAGGTGAGGGCGGTATGCGGATGC from Rhodoligotrophos sp. CJ14 encodes:
- a CDS encoding replication-associated recombination protein A, which produces MSNLFEAAGLEREAPRPLADRLRPESLAEVVGQDHLVGPEGVLTRMLRAQRFSSIILWGPPGTGKTTIARLVANEAKLVFVQMSAIFSGVQDLKKAFEAARGNREQGRGTLLFVDEIHRFNRTQQDSFLPVMEDGTITLVGATTENPSFELNAALLSRAQVLTLRRLDSEALELLLQRAEAFEGRQLPLDPSAREAVKQLADGDGRYLLNMAEEIFASITDPEARLDAAGLADIVQRRMPLYDKSRDGHYNLISALHKSVRGSDPDAALYYLARMLTAGEDPLYIARRVVRMAIEDIGLADPNALTQAIAAKDAFDFLGSPEGELAIAQAVIYVATAPKSNAGYVAYKAATRRAKETGSLSPPAHILNAPTKLMKAQGYGKGYDYDHDAPDAFSGQNYFPDGITRERYYDPPDRGFEREIRKRLDYWAKLRRERQAEDEQE
- a CDS encoding SPW repeat protein, with translation MHFLSTRMHGVADYVVGLLLLAAPYLFGFANGQIEQWLPMVLGALLIVYSLLTRYELGAVHLIPMPVHLWLDGLSGLLLAASPWLFGFADRVFWPHLIVGLIEIVASLTTQREPETLTGGAARI
- a CDS encoding VOC family protein codes for the protein MIDHVSVGVRLLDEAARFYEAVLKPIGYSRLVSRPNSIGFGDRYAVFWINSRPEMPAVYENTGCHICLRAKGAESVDEFHRLALIHGGHDDGAPGVRHYSKASVYAGFIRDPDGNRIEVLTLLPQDSSNRG
- a CDS encoding RluA family pseudouridine synthase; this encodes MSGVEIKTINPAEDGMRLDRWFKEHYPALGHGALQKLLRTGQVRIDGSRAKAGDRVSAGQSVRVPPLPDHAPSRPKPRVSDNDAKWLQSLIIHRDEDVLALNKPTGLAVQGGTKTERHLDGMLDALILDAAERPRLVHRLDRDTSGVLLLARNRQAAMTLAQSFKSREALKVYWAIVRGVPKPWAGTINLPLKKVGHAGDQRVAPAERGDEAGQHAVTDYMVLAHAGKRAAFVALSPRTGRTHQLRAHMAALGHPIIGDRKYGGEEALLGDEIDPMLHLHARGLAMEHPRKGRLRIIAQPSDHFRRSMSYLGFTEPKDDPFAPFAEI
- a CDS encoding ATP12 family chaperone protein, which encodes MAEQGTNGAGSPSFAEIIRGHAKDRPLPKRFYKQAEVAETDGGFTVTLDGRGIKTPLKQPLTLPARTLAEAVAAEWNAQGEHVDPASMGLTRLSNTAIDRVAPDKQRIVSEILAFAGSDLLCYRAESPDPLVARQCAIWDPILKWAAESLGVGLVTATGIIHRAQPEASLAKLNTLLNDYDPFALTAIHNMTTLSGSAIVAVAVARGHLEPEAGWAAAHLDEDWQIEQWGEDAATLRRRALRKAEFDSAVSFLKLTNHP
- a CDS encoding DMT family transporter, whose protein sequence is MSSATVSMHGARPNYLAGALYGIAAVTIWAGWMSVTRLGVTTSLTVTDLTMLRFGTAGLLLLPVVLRQGLATDRIGWWRLMVLICGAGAPYAVIAAMGLRFAPAAHGGVLIPGVMPLLVAILSAIFLKEHFTRSRKVGYGLILLGGMMIIGLSALLPGPDHTIGHLLFLTGAFIWACYAVTLRQTRLGALHASALVSVGSAVIFLPFYLVSRGLSLPPAPWHDILFQALFQGVLATVVSLFFFGKAITYLGASAGAAFGALVPALAALIAIPVLGEIPSLSDWTGIIAVSAGVYLASGGPLRFPRKKMRPSSS
- a CDS encoding acyl-CoA carboxylase subunit beta produces the protein MSDVLNELQERRAVARAGGGAKRIEAQHNRGKLTARERLELLLDEGSFEEFDMFVEHRCTDFGMEKQKFPGDGVITGWGTVNGRTVYVFAKDFTVFGGSLSEAHARKITKIQDMALTNRAPVIGLFDAGGARIQEGVAALGGYGEVFLRNVLASGVIPQISVIMGPCAGGDVYSPAMTDFIFMVRDTSYMFVTGPDVVKTVTNETVTAEQLGGASVHTTKSSVADGAYDNDVEALLQMRRLLDFLPASNTDDVPELPTFDDPDRIEISLDTLVPQNPNQPYDMRELILKVVDEGDFFEIQESYAKNIIIGFGRMEGRTVGFVANQPMVLAGVLDTDASRKAARFVRFCDCFSIPIVTFVDVPGFLPGTAQEYGGLIKHGAKLLFAYAEATVPKVTVITRKAYGGAYDVMSSKHIRGDVNYAWPSAEIAVMGPKGAAEILYRSELGDPEKIAARIKEYEQRFANPFVAAERGYIDEVIMPHSTRRRIARALNMLRHKEQENPWKKHDNIPL